One Siniperca chuatsi isolate FFG_IHB_CAS linkage group LG8, ASM2008510v1, whole genome shotgun sequence DNA segment encodes these proteins:
- the nme5 gene encoding nucleoside diphosphate kinase homolog 5: MDQSPCTRIYVERTLALIKPDAIHKAEEIEDIILKSGFTILQKQMLQLSPEQCSDFYADQYGKLFFPSLTAFMSSGPIVAMILAREDAIAHWKSIIGPVNSIKARETHPECLRAKYGTSDLKNALHGSESFHVAEREIKFMFPNSVIEPFPSREATKEYLSRYVNPTLLRGLTELCKHKPHNPCIWLADWLIKNNPNMPQICDGAIVEEAE; encoded by the exons ATGGACCAATCCCCATGTACTCGTATTTATGTGGAAAGAACTCTGGCCCTTATTAAACCAGATGCCATCCACAAAGCTGAGGAGATTGAGGACATTATCCTCAAATCGGGCTTCACTATCCTGCAG AAACAGATGCTGCAGCTAAGCCCAGAGCAATGCAGTGACTTCTACGCAGACCAGTATGGAAAGCTCTTCTTTCCCAGCTTGACTGCCTTCATGAGCTCTGGCCCCATCGTTGCCATGATTCTGGCCCGTGAAGACGCTATCGCCCACTGGAAGTCCATCATAGGGCCTGTCAACAGTATCAAGGCCAGAGAAACTCATCCAGAGTG CCTTAGAGCAAAATATGGCACTTCTGACCTGAAAAACGCACTCCATGGCAGTGAGTCATTTCATGTGGCTGAAAGGGAGATCAAATTCATGTTTCCAAACT CTGTAATCGAGCCCTTTCCCTCAAGAGAGGCAACCAAAGAATACCTGAGCAGGTATGTAAACCCAACTCTGCTACGTGGACTCACTGAGCTCTGCAAGCACAAGCCACACAACCCCTGT atttggctggctgactggctgATCAAAAACAATCCAAACATGCCTCAAATATGCGATGGAGCCATTGTGGAAGAAGCAGAATGA
- the rack1 gene encoding guanine nucleotide-binding protein subunit beta-2-like 1: MTEQMTVRGTLKGHSGWVTQIATTPQYPDMILSASRDKSIIMWKLTRDETNYGIPQRSLRGHSHFVSDVVISSDGQFALSGAWDGCLRLWDLTTGLTTRQFVGHTKDVLSVAFSADNRQIVSGSRDKTIKLWNTLGVCKYTIQDEGHSEWASCVRFSPNSSNPIIVSCGWDKMVKVWNLANCKLKTNHIGHTGFLNTVTVSPDGSLCASGGRDGQAMLWDLNEGKHLYTLDSGDTINALCFSPNRYWLCAATGPSIKIWDLEGKIIVDELRQEVISTNSKAEPPQCTSLAWSADGQTLFAGYTDNLIRVWQVTIGTR, encoded by the exons ATGACCGAGCAGATGACAGTGAGGGGGACCCTGAAGGGCCACAGTGGATGGGTCACCCAGATCGCCACTACGCCCCAGTATCCCGACATGATTCTGTCGGCGTCCCGAG acaaGTCTATCATCATGTGGAAGCTGACCCGTGATGAAACCAACTATGGCATCCCCCAGCGCTCCTTGAGGGGCCACTCTCACTTTGTAAGTGATGTTGTCATCTCCTCGGATGGACAGTTTGCCCTGTCCGGCGCCTGGGACGGATGCCTCCGCCTGTGGGACCTCACCAC TGGCCTCACCACCCGACAATTTGTTGGACACACCAAGGATGTTTTGAGTGTGGCCTTTTCTGCTGATAACCGCCAGATTGTGTCTGGCTCCCGAGACAAGACCATCAAGCTATGGAACACTCTTGGAGTCTGCAAGTACACCATCCAG GATGAGGGCCATTCTGAGTGGGCATCTTGCGTGCGCTTCTCCCCCAACAGCAGCAACCCCATCATTGTCTCCTGCGGCTGGGACAAGATGGTCAAG GTGTGGAACCTGGCCAACTGCAAGCTGAAGACCAACCACATTGGTCACACTGGCTTCCTGAACACAGTGACTGTCTCTCCTGATGGCTCCCTGTGTGCATCTGGTGGAAGG GATGGCCAGGCCATGCTGTGGGACCTGAATGAGGGCAAGCACCtctacaccctggacagtggcgaCACCATCAATGCCCTCTGCTTCAGCCCCAACCGTTACTGGCTGTGTGCCGCCACAGGCCCCAGTATCAAGATCTGG GATCTGGAGGGCAAGATAATTGTGGATGAgctgagacaggaagtgatcaGCACAAACAGCAAGGCTGAACCCCCACAGTGTACTTCCCTGGCATGGTCTGCTGATGGACAG ACCCTGTTTGCTGGCTACACTGACAACCTGATCAGAGTGTGGCAGGTCACCATTGGAACTCGATAA